The Magallana gigas chromosome 6, xbMagGiga1.1, whole genome shotgun sequence genome includes the window ATATAGATGTCCTTGATCCCGGACAGTCGACACAGATCCTTGATGACCTTGTGAGCCACCACTCCATGTCCTGAAACAAACCAACATCACAGCCATATGTATCTCAATGAAAACACTCAATCAGTTGCATGTAACATTTAAAGAATTAGAGGCTAATAATAATCtaaacatataaataatttGGTAGAATTTGACTATACACACACAAGTAGAGATAAATTTAGAAATctgtacctggtatataaacacGTTCATGTGTCAATATACAAGTACCGATACTGAGTACACAACATACTGTACTCTTTGTTGTTATCTGTACATGGAATTGTTTTCCTGCTGTACAACAAATTAACTATAGATGTTgttaatctatttatttattcactataattgtACATTTTGAATCAGTTTTGGCAAGTCATTTTCAACAGTTCCTGGAAACCCATTCAATGTTAACTATAATGATATCTACATATCCTACCATCATATGTCCTTTTGGCAAAAAGCTTTGTACAGTGCACCTCAGCATGTGTGTTGTGATGAACTAAAataaaggtaaagaaaaaagtTTATTAATCATAGTACAATTTTATACAGTATCTATATATTACTTATATAAATATGCTGGACATGACATATCTGTCACAAATCCATTTTTGgaatatttaattgataaagatggacaaaaaaaaaaagaagtgcagtggttgtcattgAACTGTGGAAACcatgaatatgaaaattaaatctGTTTGTATTTATACAGATCAGCCAGTGAGCCTATTAACCCTGATGAAAGACTTTGCTAACACTACTCTTTTTTCatcaacagtttttttttatttacacagaACATAGGGAAAGATACTGTTAATaacacataaatattttgttgaattttgtttatgaaATCAGCCCATGATTCAGCACATATTTTACATccattatttatcaaagaaatatGGCCTGACATGATCACTTACTGGTGTGTCCCTTGTATCTCTCGACAAACATCAGACGTTGACCCGCTTTGTCTCTGGCcttcaaataaatcatattgttaaataatttcaaaacctCTTTTTTACCATGAATGCACAAATCTCAATTCCCTTCTCTACAGTTTATTATGAAAGCACAAATCTCAATGCCTTCTCCTCCAGAAAGATATCATTGCAATtaaagactctctctctctctctctctctctctctctctctctctctctcatatctaGTTGAATACAACACCTACCTTGATTGCTGCTACCTCTGGATGTTTTGCTTTAGCAACAGCAAAacctaaaatatatttttagaaatcaaaatttgtTGGTCTTCtagattaaaaattttgttcCATTCATTCCTACATGTAAAATTGGAACCCAATCCCTCCAATTGCGGCCCCTTTCTACCGGTACTAACCCATGGGGATcatttgataaatgaaattgaatgcAGGTATTATGGTAACTTGAATTTAATtcaacataaaaataattaaagaaaaacaaaaggtccAGGGCTGGGTCACATTTCTCCCCTAAATGGCAATGGCCAAATTGCTATTGAGCTAAAAGAAAATAACGAACCTGCAAGCCCATTTCCATTCCCAACAGCTACAAGAGCTCTAGAGGCAAACACCTTTCCCTCAGTGGCTGTTATGTTAGTTACTTTCTTGCcctgaaataaaattgaatttatcaaATGCAAGATCATGTTGTCTGAAATGTGTTTTACTATTCAGATCCCATGAAGAATGATATTTTTGGACTTTTCAGTTACTGGTaccatgtttatttatttcacatAATTATGGTACAATCGTATTAAGTTTATCtagtttattttcaacaaaccagtagagtacatgtaccatgaaATCAGAACTCTTAAATAAGCAGTTTAGAAAGTGTCCTTAGATAATTCTTATTCTGAATTTGCATCATGCCATATGTCATTCATTCCTATAGTCCTTGACAATCACCTTTatgtgacaattttttttttacaaattctatTCAGCTGGCAATTTAAAAGTGAGAAATCTCACTTTGACACAAACAGGAACAAGGTATGCCGTTCTACTTTAAGAATATGAGCAGCGAAAAATTAACAATGTTTAAGTTTTGATGTGCAGTCCACTATTGGACTATTGTCCAGTACTGGACAATTTTGCATATATTTCCGGTATACTGTACAGTCAACACTGATTCTGCATTAGCCCTTGTTACCgccacatgtacatgtaccagtgcTTACCGGTACTTCAATGTACTAGGCAGTTTTGCATatacatataccggtacttaCTTCAATCAATACTGAGTCAAAGCCTTCAAAGGTCTCTGGAAAACACATAAAATAGCATATTATGATGCATATCAAATATGAACTtgtattgtttatacatgtatatgaggatgaaggaatcattctttgagtattatgaggtgatcaaatatggtcagtggtgatcaaatccaataaagctcaAAGGgcttttatgatagatttgatcatgcctgatcatatttgatcacctcatgatattcaaattatgattccTTATATAGTTTTGAGCAATTGTACAATTAAcggtaaatattaaaatagtcattgatgaaatgtattggactatatattacaaaattgattcatagtgttatcacagacaaagacactggcaaatgtaaatatagccAAATAATGATACAGTTTTAACACAcagttattaatatttaaaatttacggACAATAACATAAATGAACATCAGTGTGTTTATACTAACCGTCTCTCACAGGAGCAGGCATCCCCAAGCTTGTTCCATTTAAGAGGCTGCTATTGTAACCCCTATTCAAAGGATTAGGATATTTCCTTTTAAGACGAGACTTCTTTGTAGAACCTCGGAAATCTCGAATGGAGTCTAATGTTATTTCGTACTGTTCATCTGTCTGAGAACCGGCTTTAATTCTTTCGTTAGATTTTGTCAGTACCCAGGTGTTTAATCCTGGGAGCTGCATTCCTTTCTTGCctatcaaatatataaaaaatgtttacgtaactttattttcttcataaagttTTATTGAATAATGGCCTTTTAGCCCTTTCAGGGTTTGACATTAAGTTTTTGAATTACTAGACTTGTCGGGCTACCTCAGCAATGTTTCACTAGCTCCGACTCCTTTATCACTAGCCCTGaccaattttgacaaaaatagaCGAAAAGTAACAACAAACACCAAATATTAAAgacttttttttctgtttaattgtATTGGTTTATCTTTACCAATAATGAATCATTCAAACCTTATTTAAGATTCAATTTAATCAACTCTTATGTTGaggatcttttttttaaaagataactgTAATCAAACTTTATGATTATTTAACATTGACTTGGCAGAGTTATTAATAACCAATGACAACTTACCAACCAACTGAAATATCAAAACTGGGTCTAGCGTAAAAGTAATCAACATCGTTTTGCACAGCATGTGGTTGCATCACCCGTCTCGACTTATTAATCACAACAGGCGTTAACTTAATCTGAGAAGATGTCTTTAGAATTagataattattaatttaatgcATCACGATTGTGAACTCGGTGTACAGGGTGACTTGAACTTTtctttcggaggaaattccggCGAAGTAACTGATCAAAAAGCGAGTATTTTGCCTACATCATCTCTTAGGTTAGTCATTGGGTTGTAGTTAAATTACAGTAGTTTGTAGAATTTATGCCTTTTAGGATAAAGTGCTTTTAAAGTTATgtgcacatttatttttttcacacgaCCAGTCGGGCTAGTACACAGACATTTTACCCCGAACGGACCTATCATTTACTAGACAAAGTTGGTCGGACGTGCCTTAGTGTCAAACCCTGCCTTTcggcaaaaatattttttttggttagaaAGCAagtaccagtaaaaaaaaatcaaatttaatttctcCACAGTTTTCTGGTACTGCTGCTTTTGGCTTAATGCTTATGATTAGCATATATGGTAAAaggaaaaaatcacaaaatcccctcaccccccccccccccccccaaaaagagaacttttatttttcttctaaattgcAACTTCCTTTTTCCACACAAGAATACATTACCATATCCTATCTTCTGTCCTATATTAAGGTTAATTCTTCTTTTGACGGATTTCGTACGTCCCCTTTTCCTTCCTGCTGCACTGACAGATGTCACTCCACCCCACAACTGATCGCTGCCCACTAGTCACagaatatcaaaagaaaacggATTTAATTATCAAGCTTTAACAATTGCTGCAGTCACAAGGTGTCCTAAGATATCTGATTTAATGTGAGTTAACTTTCACAAGACTTGTAACATCAGTCACGAGATATCAGAGGAAATCTATTTAgattacagtacatgtaaaagcTTTAACTATAGCTGCAATGATGCAATCACAAGATATCAAACCTTTTACTATAGTTGCAGTTACAAGATATCCTAAGATATCTTAATTAAAGAAGCTTTCACAATAGCTGCTATCATAAGTTTATGCAGAGTAAGGGGCAGGAAAAATtagcattgaaataaaaaaaaacatattattatattaatacTGTACAAATACACTTGTACTAACCTTTATTGACAAAGCTGTAATTTCTTGACTGTATTTGGGTGTACTGGTACAGAGAATATCCTGGAGATATGCTCGTGGAACATCCCTGACATCCTTGATTTAAAAGCATCATTTAAGATATCcaacatatatgtaaataatgtacattTTGATGCACATATGAATGCCACAGAATGTTCTTTTAATATTGCTTTAATAAACGGTAAACATTATTCTGTCATTTACAGAATTTATCAGTTTACTAATCATTCTCTTtaatataaactattattttacTTTACACAGAATTTCTCAAAGAAAACCAACAATGAGCATTCAGCTTATCTAGTACAGCTACAGTTGAGAATTTCCAGTGTCTGTTTCTCATAAATTAAGTTGAGCATATCATATGTTAACTCATGACATGGtttaaattgcttttttaattttctattctGATTGTATGAAgagacaaaaaacaaaaacattgctGAACATACTATTCAAATACCTCTGTcctaatgtatttttaaaaagttagaatGGTACACTTGatttagaggaaattcggatcaGAAATATAACCTTTGGGGCTGCATTCTGATAAATAATTCTATTTTGCCATATAACGATCTCAATGTCTCACCTGTTGACGGCaatatactcgtataacctatTATGTTTTTGGTAGCACTGAATCCGACACGAATCCAACTCATGCTGCTATTATTTACTCGGAAACATACACattatctgttttatttttagtttttcgAATTTATTTTAGACAAGTCGTTCATTCAAGCATTCGAGTTTTATGCCGATTCATCGCACATTTTAAACTACTAGTAAATTAATCTAATCTATAGCATAATTCTGtatcttttttcaattttatccaAATTATTACAGTAATAGAATAAATAGATGAACTTCACAAAAACAACGAATTTAAAAATGCgcaaagtaaatctttaaactcatatattgttaaaaatgcaCCAAAACTGATAAATATTACTacacgcaaaaaaaaaaccaaaaaacggGATTAATACTGCAGATGCTTTTGGTCAGGGAAAGTGTATTTTTACCcgttacaaaataaaaattggtaACAAAATTAAGTTTCTGTTTCTAACCACTGAGTCATTTTGAACATTCAcagcaaagtacatgtactatacatgtatgagaCATTGGCTACCAATTTCTAAActtgtatcttttttttctctagaactttcaattgttgggatacaaaatgatatttttaatgtattgtgAGTCACAAATCCGCGTTCTTGTTGATTGAGATTAGTTAATTTCTTTTACATTATAGATCTTATTTAGACTTTATagcaaaaatatggagcacggATCCactattcaaaataaaagacaTTGAAATTCTCAAAAAATCGCATACtgacgccagtttaaatcaacatacTCCATGCTGTATTTACATACTTAAGCTCATGAGCTAGGGTAAAAATCGATGTCatgttaaacatatatattgttttgaacgatttttaaaagaattatcaGATTTGCTgctagttttatattttacagaatCTTATCCGTCCTAATATACCAGGGTAGGTATTTCACACGTCTCATCCCCTCATTCTTCataggtttttaaaattttatatct containing:
- the LOC105335427 gene encoding small ribosomal subunit protein uS5m; the encoded protein is MSWIRVGFSATKNIIGYTSILPSTGCQGCSTSISPGYSLYQYTQIQSRNYSFVNKVGSDQLWGGVTSVSAAGRKRGRTKSVKRRINLNIGQKIGYGKKGMQLPGLNTWVLTKSNERIKAGSQTDEQYEITLDSIRDFRGSTKKSRLKRKYPNPLNRGYNSSLLNGTSLGMPAPVRDETFEGFDSVLIEGKKVTNITATEGKVFASRALVAVGNGNGLAGFAVAKAKHPEVAAIKARDKAGQRLMFVERYKGHTIHHNTHAEVHCTKLFAKRTYDGHGVVAHKVIKDLCRLSGIKDIYIKLEGNTKNRITMTTAFFNAMTHQETHQELANRTNMHVVEFSEERNNVPVVLASPEDGKVQEKYYGSERDVYDLDTLYTKGKLHWTRPQMRPVWERLRFTSYQRRMAKEFRRRGQHEAQKVRRLCGLEPSKEERMRRDEVPKKEE